The Treponema sp. J25 genomic sequence AGGTTCTAATACGCTGGCCGATGCGACGGGACACATCAATCATCGTTTTCTTGAGGACTTTGCAAGCCAGGTGGCGGAACTCCAGAAGAAGGGCAAACAGGTGGTGCTCGTGTCTTCCGGGGCTCGCATTGCGGGCCTTTCGGCGATGGATAAGTGGGCCCGTAAACGGGATATCCACTATAAGCAGGCCCTCTGCGCGGTAGGCCAGGTGGAACTCATGCAGGCATGGCGGAATGCCTTTGCTCCCCATGGGATCCATATTGGTCAGCTCCTGTTAACCGCCGACGATTTTCGGGATGATCTTCGGACCCTCAACATGCGGAACACCCTCTTTACCCTGGTGGACGAAGGGGTAATCCCTATCATCAACGAGAACGATTCGGTCTGTGTGGATGAAATAAAGATAGGGGATAACGATAACCTGGCGGCCCTCTCGGCGATTCTCTGGAGTGCGGATCTCCTGATTTTGTTTAGCGATATCGATGGGGTGTATGATAAGAACCCCAAAGAACACCAGGATGCCCAGCTCATCACGGAAGTACGAAACATTCAA encodes the following:
- the proB gene encoding glutamate 5-kinase yields the protein MIPQLIEQARKIVIKVGSNTLADATGHINHRFLEDFASQVAELQKKGKQVVLVSSGARIAGLSAMDKWARKRDIHYKQALCAVGQVELMQAWRNAFAPHGIHIGQLLLTADDFRDDLRTLNMRNTLFTLVDEGVIPIINENDSVCVDEIKIGDNDNLAALSAILWSADLLILFSDIDGVYDKNPKEHQDAQLITEVRNIQQLRDRISIGETNGFGTGGIGTKLEAAEKVLHYGIPMILAHGGKPRALEQLAAGTQQGTAFLAG